In [Leptolyngbya] sp. PCC 7376, a genomic segment contains:
- a CDS encoding sodium:solute symporter family protein, whose amino-acid sequence MEHTSFSYGIIIFLLGTLGIGAWASQQIKGDSVNFLVAGRGLALPLAAATLMAQSVDSNATLGNTDLSSEFGFWAGAALPIGLSLCLFLTGTFLAKPMNRMGLITIPDFYRVKYGRTVELIAACIMCVSFSFLLAGNLVAGGYMFQTFLGTSYVGGITLLAALVFAYTVSGGLFAVAYTDAMQVVIALLGTLGLLFYLVANFGIVIEPGMGPLALEQLTAVSSGAAINWASILALGLGNMVAIDFMARIFAAASPETAQKSCYAASLGTLIIGIPFSVIALSANRILDEAGVVADGPVLFALLQNAVPPLLGLLVLAAILSASLSTADGAILGTSSVLAHNVFGIRHEIGDGHSGGGDRLLFITRLMAIFITLLGVFLGLRVPQTGVLLLLGFDLGFAGLVVPLLGGLFWRKATPEGAFACIIAGSITRLVFFAFMPTMFGIDNTLFYIPNSTFTIDFDGFPTLISPIVGLIAFVLVSNLTYRRLDAGKLRERTLEEIKHL is encoded by the coding sequence ATGGAACATACTTCTTTTTCCTATGGAATTATTATTTTTCTATTGGGAACATTGGGGATTGGAGCCTGGGCTTCCCAGCAAATTAAGGGTGATAGCGTTAACTTTTTGGTCGCTGGACGGGGATTAGCGTTGCCCTTGGCCGCCGCTACTTTGATGGCTCAGTCGGTGGATTCTAATGCAACGTTGGGTAATACAGATTTGTCGTCTGAGTTTGGCTTTTGGGCTGGTGCAGCTTTACCTATCGGCTTATCTTTATGCTTATTTTTAACTGGGACATTTTTGGCAAAACCCATGAATCGCATGGGATTGATTACCATTCCTGACTTCTATCGAGTTAAGTATGGTCGCACTGTTGAGCTGATTGCAGCTTGCATTATGTGTGTGAGTTTTTCGTTTCTGCTGGCTGGTAACCTCGTTGCGGGTGGCTATATGTTCCAAACGTTCCTCGGAACTAGCTATGTCGGTGGCATTACTTTGCTCGCAGCTCTTGTCTTTGCCTATACGGTATCTGGAGGCTTATTTGCTGTGGCTTATACCGATGCCATGCAAGTCGTGATTGCTTTGCTTGGTACATTAGGTTTGTTGTTTTATCTCGTGGCCAATTTCGGTATTGTGATCGAGCCTGGGATGGGTCCTCTGGCACTGGAACAGTTGACGGCGGTAAGTTCTGGGGCTGCGATTAACTGGGCTAGTATTTTGGCTCTAGGACTAGGCAATATGGTAGCGATTGATTTTATGGCTCGAATTTTTGCGGCTGCAAGCCCCGAAACAGCTCAAAAATCTTGTTATGCAGCTTCTCTTGGCACATTAATCATTGGTATCCCATTTTCAGTCATTGCACTTTCAGCGAATAGAATTCTCGACGAGGCTGGAGTTGTCGCTGATGGACCAGTACTGTTTGCTTTACTTCAAAATGCTGTGCCGCCTTTGTTAGGTCTGCTTGTATTAGCGGCAATTTTGTCGGCTTCTCTCTCAACTGCTGATGGTGCAATTTTAGGAACATCGTCAGTCTTAGCCCACAATGTTTTTGGAATTCGCCATGAAATTGGTGATGGCCATAGTGGTGGCGGCGATCGCCTGTTATTCATTACCCGCTTAATGGCTATTTTTATTACGCTCTTAGGGGTCTTCTTGGGACTTAGGGTTCCCCAAACGGGAGTGCTATTGCTGCTGGGCTTTGACCTGGGTTTTGCTGGATTAGTTGTTCCTCTGTTGGGTGGTCTGTTTTGGAGAAAGGCAACGCCAGAAGGAGCTTTCGCTTGTATCATTGCAGGTTCTATCACCCGACTTGTGTTCTTTGCCTTTATGCCCACCATGTTTGGCATTGACAACACCCTTTTTTATATTCCCAACAGCACATTCACCATTGATTTTGACGGTTTCCCAACGCTGATTAGTCCAATCGTGGGTTTGATTGCCTTCGTCCTCGTCTCTAATCTCACTTACCGTCGCCTTGATGCTGGCAAGTTACGGGAAAGAACTTTAGAGGAAATCAAACATCTTTAA
- the speB gene encoding agmatinase, which produces MTDNPTFQEPDSNSEPMSEAKRALELETHLPLTGWQQEVDQGLEYGLEAADSIGDRTISTFSRGELPHYAGINTFMKAPYVEDVRLVGNYDVAIVGVPHDSGTTYRPGTRFGPQGIRRISALYTPYNFELGVDLREQIKLCDVGDIFTIPGNNEKSFDQISKGIAHIFSSGAFPIILGGDHSIGFPTVRGICRHLGDKKVGIIHFDRHVDTQETDLDERMHTCPWFHATNMANAPAKNLVQLGIGGWQVPRQGVKVCRERATNILTVTDIMDMGMDAAVDFALERAMDGTDCVWISFDIDCIDAGFVPGTGWPEPGGLLPREALYLLGKIVSRAPVCGLEIVEVSPPYDVSDMTSLMATRVICDTMAQLVLSGQLPRTEKPSYIHEEANMDIDQPWR; this is translated from the coding sequence ATGACAGATAACCCAACTTTTCAGGAACCAGACTCCAATTCAGAGCCGATGTCAGAAGCTAAACGGGCACTGGAACTCGAAACTCATCTTCCCTTAACGGGTTGGCAGCAGGAAGTTGACCAAGGTCTGGAATATGGTCTAGAGGCCGCAGACAGTATCGGTGATCGCACGATTTCTACATTCTCTAGGGGTGAGCTGCCCCACTATGCGGGTATCAATACCTTCATGAAGGCGCCTTATGTCGAGGATGTTCGCCTAGTCGGTAATTATGATGTGGCGATCGTCGGTGTCCCCCACGATTCCGGAACCACTTATCGTCCGGGCACTCGCTTTGGTCCCCAAGGTATTCGCCGAATATCAGCTTTGTACACTCCCTATAATTTTGAATTAGGCGTTGATCTTCGCGAACAAATTAAGCTCTGCGATGTCGGTGATATCTTTACGATTCCTGGCAATAACGAAAAATCATTTGATCAAATTTCTAAAGGAATCGCTCACATTTTTAGTTCGGGTGCTTTCCCAATTATCTTGGGCGGTGACCATTCCATTGGCTTTCCGACAGTGCGTGGAATTTGTCGTCATTTAGGCGATAAAAAAGTCGGCATTATTCACTTTGACCGCCATGTCGATACCCAAGAAACGGACTTAGACGAGCGGATGCACACTTGTCCCTGGTTTCATGCGACCAATATGGCCAATGCCCCCGCGAAGAATCTGGTACAGCTAGGCATCGGTGGCTGGCAAGTGCCTCGCCAGGGCGTCAAAGTTTGCCGGGAACGTGCGACCAATATCCTAACTGTGACCGACATCATGGATATGGGCATGGATGCAGCGGTAGATTTCGCATTAGAGCGCGCGATGGATGGCACGGACTGTGTCTGGATTAGCTTTGATATTGACTGTATCGATGCTGGATTCGTGCCGGGTACAGGTTGGCCTGAGCCAGGTGGATTACTCCCCCGTGAAGCGCTTTATTTGTTGGGTAAAATTGTCTCACGTGCGCCGGTTTGTGGCCTAGAGATAGTTGAAGTTTCTCCGCCCTATGACGTGAGCGATATGACTTCGCTGATGGCGACCCGTGTGATTTGCGATACGATGGCTCAGCTTGTGCTCTCTGGTCAATTGCCACGTACAGAAAAGCCTAGTTATATCCATGAAGAAGCCAATATGGATATAGATCAACCCTGGCGTTAA
- a CDS encoding ABC transporter ATP-binding protein, whose amino-acid sequence MQTDPRILDNAAILTTNRISKIYRTGFWLNKTSQSLKNCSLEVMPGETFGLLGPNGAGKTTMLKILLGIIRKSAGQATLLGKPIGDRQTREKIGYLPENAYFYDYLTAWEFLDFTGSLFQIPKKRRHKRINTLLDTVGLAKEIAKKRQMRKYSKGMLQRVGMAQALINDPDLVFLDEPMSGLDPLGRFQVREIILSLKEQGKTIFFNSHILADVEQICDRLAILSKGEIICTGTLSELLGTEDRYQAIVRGGDQTQLKKWLPDLQLREGKWHGHLVGDQQAFLASLNLMGAKLMDLKLARPTLEDFFIEQIRSHDPNAHIEENLQAIA is encoded by the coding sequence ATGCAGACTGACCCCAGAATCCTAGATAACGCGGCGATCCTGACAACAAACCGTATCAGTAAAATTTATCGCACAGGGTTCTGGCTCAATAAAACAAGTCAATCTCTAAAGAACTGTTCTCTTGAGGTGATGCCGGGGGAAACGTTTGGGCTATTGGGGCCTAACGGTGCTGGTAAAACAACCATGCTCAAGATTTTGTTGGGGATTATTCGGAAAAGTGCAGGGCAGGCAACGCTCCTAGGTAAGCCGATCGGCGATCGCCAAACGAGAGAAAAAATTGGTTATCTACCGGAAAATGCCTATTTCTATGACTATCTAACGGCTTGGGAATTTTTGGACTTTACGGGGTCACTCTTTCAAATCCCCAAGAAGCGTCGCCACAAACGTATCAACACACTGTTGGATACGGTGGGTTTGGCAAAAGAAATCGCCAAGAAACGCCAAATGCGCAAGTATTCCAAGGGGATGCTCCAACGAGTTGGGATGGCACAGGCATTAATTAATGACCCAGATTTGGTGTTCCTCGATGAGCCGATGTCTGGTCTTGATCCACTGGGACGCTTTCAGGTGCGGGAAATTATTTTGTCGCTAAAGGAGCAAGGCAAAACCATCTTTTTTAATTCTCACATTCTCGCTGACGTCGAACAAATTTGCGATCGCCTCGCAATTTTGTCGAAGGGCGAAATCATTTGCACAGGTACTCTGAGTGAATTATTGGGGACAGAAGATCGTTATCAAGCCATCGTACGCGGGGGAGACCAAACCCAGCTCAAAAAATGGCTCCCAGATCTACAGTTACGCGAGGGGAAATGGCATGGGCATCTGGTCGGTGATCAACAAGCCTTTTTAGCATCTCTCAATCTGATGGGTGCAAAGCTCATGGATCTAAAATTGGCGCGACCGACCCTCGAAGACTTTTTTATTGAGCAAATCCGCTCCCATGACCCGAACGCTCACATCGAAGAAAATCTACAGGCGATCGCCTAA
- a CDS encoding c-type cytochrome, whose amino-acid sequence MKKLLAITLTVLVSLFTFSTAAFAADLAAGEQVFTANCNACHIGGNNAVMPPKTLKEDALKANLEGYKDGSKSLADAIAYQVENGKNAMPAFGGRLPADQIANVAAYVADQAENNKW is encoded by the coding sequence TTGAAAAAATTACTGGCTATTACTTTAACTGTACTCGTATCCCTTTTCACTTTCAGTACTGCTGCATTTGCGGCTGATCTTGCTGCTGGTGAACAAGTTTTCACCGCTAACTGTAATGCTTGCCACATCGGTGGTAACAATGCAGTTATGCCCCCCAAAACCCTTAAAGAAGATGCTCTAAAGGCTAATCTTGAAGGCTACAAAGATGGTTCCAAATCCCTTGCAGACGCTATTGCTTACCAGGTAGAAAATGGTAAGAATGCAATGCCTGCTTTTGGTGGTCGCCTCCCTGCAGATCAGATCGCTAACGTTGCAGCTTATGTTGCTGATCAAGCTGAAAACAACAAGTGGTAA
- a CDS encoding class I SAM-dependent methyltransferase, whose product MQTWRANEYGQNAAFVSELGSPVLALLSPQASEHILDLGCGDGTLALHIQQAGSSVVAVDFSESMVAAAQQKGLNAQVMNGEVLTFESEFDAVFTNAALHWMLDYKAVIAGVHQVLKPTGRFVGEFGGAGNIQCLLEAIAAVFNENPEFGEFQSPWYFPSPEDYTKALAEGGFQVDYMELIPRATPLKAGVQPWLKIFADQVIADLTPNQQQTFLDAVTEKVRPHLYTDNAGWVADYVRLRFVARPIS is encoded by the coding sequence ATGCAAACATGGCGAGCAAACGAATATGGGCAAAACGCAGCTTTTGTCTCAGAACTTGGGTCACCTGTTTTAGCCTTGCTGAGTCCCCAAGCAAGTGAGCATATCTTAGATCTAGGCTGTGGTGATGGCACGTTAGCGCTGCACATTCAGCAAGCTGGCAGTTCTGTGGTTGCGGTGGATTTTAGTGAAAGTATGGTTGCTGCTGCACAACAAAAAGGTCTCAATGCCCAAGTCATGAATGGTGAGGTATTAACTTTTGAGTCGGAATTTGATGCCGTATTTACGAATGCAGCATTGCATTGGATGTTGGATTATAAAGCAGTGATTGCTGGCGTTCACCAAGTATTAAAACCAACGGGTAGATTTGTCGGAGAGTTTGGTGGAGCAGGGAATATTCAATGTTTGCTAGAGGCGATCGCCGCAGTATTTAATGAGAATCCAGAATTTGGAGAGTTCCAATCACCTTGGTATTTTCCCAGCCCAGAAGACTATACAAAAGCCTTAGCAGAAGGCGGATTTCAAGTTGATTATATGGAATTGATTCCTCGGGCAACTCCTCTTAAAGCAGGAGTACAGCCATGGCTAAAGATTTTTGCAGATCAGGTGATTGCCGACCTCACTCCAAACCAACAGCAAACTTTTCTTGATGCTGTCACAGAAAAAGTGAGACCTCATTTATATACAGACAATGCCGGTTGGGTCGCTGATTATGTCCGGCTGCGATTTGTCGCGAGACCAATATCCTGA
- the der gene encoding ribosome biogenesis GTPase Der, with amino-acid sequence MKLPIIAVIGRPNVGKSTLVNRIAGDQQAIVHDEPGITRDRTYRPGFWQDRNFQIVDTGGIVFDDIEEFLPLIREQAAIALSEASVGIFVVDGKNGISAADTEIAEWLRQQKVPIVIAVNKCESAEQSYAQAAEFWELGMGEPFPISAIHGSGTGDMLDKVIEHLPAMGDLEEDTTINVAIIGRPNVGKSSLLNAMTGEKRAIVSPISGTTRDAIDMLVERNDQQYRLIDTAGIRRKKNVNYGAEFFSINRAFKAIRRSDVVLFVVDVLDGVTEQDLKLAGRIIEEGRAVVLIVNKWDAVEKDTYTINEHKKELQARLFFMEWAEMLFISAQTGQRVNKILDLVDQAAESHRRRVSTSVINEVIKEAVTWHSPPTTRQGKQGKIYYGTQVRNQPPTISLFVNDPKRFNDNYRRYIEKQFRKDLAFPGTPIRLVWRGKKVREVERGGTSNRATRV; translated from the coding sequence ATGAAGCTCCCTATCATTGCCGTAATCGGTCGTCCCAACGTGGGTAAATCGACCCTTGTGAATCGTATTGCTGGTGACCAACAGGCGATCGTCCATGACGAACCTGGCATTACTCGTGATCGTACCTATCGTCCTGGTTTTTGGCAGGATCGCAATTTTCAGATTGTGGATACAGGCGGTATCGTCTTTGATGATATTGAAGAGTTTTTACCACTCATTCGCGAGCAGGCGGCGATCGCCCTCAGCGAAGCATCTGTTGGTATTTTTGTAGTGGATGGTAAAAACGGTATTAGTGCAGCAGATACCGAAATTGCAGAATGGTTGCGTCAACAGAAAGTGCCCATTGTGATTGCCGTAAATAAGTGTGAATCTGCTGAGCAGAGTTATGCCCAAGCCGCTGAATTTTGGGAATTGGGTATGGGTGAACCGTTCCCGATCTCTGCCATTCACGGTAGTGGTACGGGCGACATGCTCGATAAGGTGATTGAACATCTCCCGGCAATGGGTGATTTAGAAGAAGATACAACCATTAATGTCGCAATTATTGGTCGTCCAAATGTTGGTAAATCAAGTTTGCTCAATGCTATGACTGGGGAAAAACGGGCGATCGTTTCTCCCATTTCCGGCACAACTCGCGATGCCATTGACATGCTTGTCGAGCGTAATGACCAGCAATATCGACTGATTGATACTGCCGGGATTCGCCGTAAAAAGAATGTCAATTACGGCGCAGAATTTTTCAGTATTAACCGTGCCTTTAAAGCAATTCGTCGTTCCGATGTAGTGCTGTTTGTGGTGGATGTGCTCGATGGCGTAACAGAGCAAGACCTTAAATTAGCCGGACGGATCATTGAAGAAGGTCGGGCAGTGGTGCTGATCGTGAATAAATGGGATGCTGTCGAAAAAGACACCTACACGATTAATGAGCACAAGAAAGAATTACAGGCGCGTCTCTTCTTTATGGAATGGGCGGAAATGCTATTTATCAGTGCTCAGACGGGTCAGCGAGTCAACAAAATTTTAGACCTCGTCGATCAAGCTGCCGAATCTCACCGTCGTCGTGTCAGTACTTCTGTTATTAACGAAGTCATCAAAGAAGCAGTAACCTGGCACTCCCCACCAACCACTCGCCAAGGTAAGCAGGGCAAAATTTATTACGGCACACAAGTGCGCAATCAACCACCAACAATTTCACTGTTTGTGAATGATCCGAAGCGATTTAATGATAATTACCGCCGTTATATTGAAAAGCAATTCCGTAAAGATTTAGCGTTCCCTGGTACGCCCATTCGTCTTGTTTGGCGTGGTAAGAAGGTTCGGGAAGTGGAACGCGGCGGCACGAGTAACCGAGCCACTAGAGTTTAG
- a CDS encoding NUDIX hydrolase translates to MSADYALPQLLRPIAKYFGRKFSYEVSRMRLPNGTVGEYGCVRHPGGALIVPVTDDGKLVLVKQYRFAMQGRIFEFPAGTIEDGEESLDTVKHELPEEAGYDAKNWQFLGKFPICPGYSDEWIFSYLATGLTKLENPPAQDEDEDIEVVLWTPAEFEEAIKRGDRIDAKTIASFYLAKSLLDTL, encoded by the coding sequence ATGTCTGCTGATTACGCGTTGCCTCAGTTGCTACGACCAATTGCTAAATACTTTGGGAGAAAATTCAGCTATGAAGTCAGTCGGATGCGTTTGCCGAATGGGACTGTGGGGGAATATGGTTGCGTGCGGCATCCAGGTGGTGCCTTGATCGTGCCTGTGACAGATGATGGCAAGTTGGTTTTGGTAAAGCAATATCGATTTGCGATGCAAGGTCGTATTTTTGAGTTTCCGGCTGGCACGATTGAGGATGGTGAAGAATCTCTCGATACAGTGAAGCATGAGTTACCAGAAGAAGCTGGCTATGACGCAAAAAACTGGCAATTCCTCGGTAAATTCCCAATTTGTCCTGGCTATTCAGATGAGTGGATTTTCTCTTATTTAGCAACGGGTCTAACAAAGCTTGAAAATCCTCCAGCTCAGGATGAGGATGAGGATATCGAAGTCGTTTTGTGGACACCTGCTGAATTTGAAGAGGCGATCAAGCGCGGCGATCGTATCGATGCAAAAACCATTGCAAGTTTCTATTTAGCGAAATCACTTCTCGATACTCTCTAA
- a CDS encoding TM0106 family RecB-like putative nuclease — MLLTDDLLLNFKRCERRAFLNLYGDRREKSSEKDFLMKLRKENQLQIDAYLGQRPYSQPQSKDWETRAQETEALMAEGVECIYKGVLLHHFDGWEGTEIEQLTLIGKPTVLLRQVGESRWGKWHYRSVSVKLGQKPKPEYKLTSMLYSFLLENIQGRSPRLTQVILRSRRPHKVDMELWSEKLQQTITDCVKVLSHPIEPEVFISRQRCHLCSWHNHCYAIAQADQHLSLVPGVTPNRYESLQIMGIDSIETLAKTSPKHLGQHLGADIAMQLQQQARAIVHKEVAWRINRPNKVQPLPKQDVELFFDIEAEPDRNVDYLLGVYFVDHRNQVEKFYAFVAETLDEEEKIWHEFVEFVQQFPTAPIYHFSPYERDTLNRLGKKYGTHSNDIQSIVSRLMDIHQWVTKYLIFPVESYSLKSLANSLGYRWYEAGVSGDQTVCWYDTWLETGDRQLLDAIIRYNEDDCRATHHLKQWVTEFIDSKAKVALLS, encoded by the coding sequence ATGTTATTGACCGATGATTTGTTGTTGAATTTTAAGCGGTGCGAGCGGCGAGCTTTTCTGAATCTGTATGGCGATCGCCGCGAAAAGTCTTCGGAAAAAGATTTTTTGATGAAGCTCCGCAAGGAAAACCAACTGCAAATCGACGCATATTTAGGTCAACGTCCTTATAGCCAGCCGCAATCAAAGGACTGGGAAACGCGGGCGCAGGAAACGGAAGCGCTCATGGCGGAAGGGGTGGAGTGCATATATAAAGGTGTGTTGCTGCATCATTTCGATGGGTGGGAAGGGACAGAGATTGAACAGCTCACTCTGATTGGCAAACCGACAGTATTGTTGCGGCAAGTGGGTGAATCGCGTTGGGGCAAATGGCATTATCGATCTGTGAGTGTCAAGCTTGGTCAAAAACCAAAGCCTGAATATAAGCTCACCTCGATGCTTTACAGTTTTTTGCTCGAAAATATTCAAGGGCGATCGCCACGGCTAACTCAAGTAATTTTGCGATCGCGCCGGCCTCACAAAGTTGACATGGAGCTTTGGTCAGAGAAACTCCAGCAAACAATTACTGACTGTGTCAAAGTCCTCAGTCATCCAATAGAACCGGAAGTTTTTATCTCACGGCAACGCTGCCATCTCTGCTCTTGGCATAATCATTGCTATGCGATCGCCCAAGCCGACCAACACCTTTCTCTTGTCCCTGGTGTCACCCCCAATCGCTACGAATCTCTGCAAATCATGGGCATTGATAGCATCGAAACCCTCGCAAAAACCTCTCCGAAACATCTCGGTCAACATCTCGGTGCCGATATCGCAATGCAACTGCAACAGCAGGCTCGCGCAATTGTCCATAAAGAAGTGGCATGGCGGATTAATCGTCCGAATAAAGTGCAGCCTCTCCCCAAACAGGATGTTGAACTCTTTTTTGATATCGAAGCAGAACCTGACCGCAATGTTGATTATTTGCTCGGTGTTTATTTTGTCGACCATCGCAATCAAGTCGAAAAATTTTATGCTTTTGTCGCCGAAACTTTAGACGAAGAAGAAAAAATTTGGCATGAGTTTGTAGAGTTTGTGCAACAATTCCCCACTGCACCGATCTACCATTTTTCCCCTTATGAGCGAGATACTCTCAATCGCCTCGGCAAAAAATATGGCACACATTCCAACGACATACAAAGTATTGTGAGTCGGTTAATGGATATTCACCAATGGGTTACTAAATATCTCATCTTCCCTGTCGAGAGTTATTCTCTAAAATCCCTTGCTAATTCCTTAGGTTATCGCTGGTATGAAGCGGGAGTCAGCGGAGATCAAACAGTTTGTTGGTATGACACCTGGCTTGAAACGGGCGATCGCCAACTTTTAGATGCGATCATTCGCTACAACGAAGATGATTGTCGGGCGACTCATCATCTCAAACAATGGGTTACAGAGTTTATTGACTCCAAAGCAAAAGTTGCTCTTTTATCTTGA
- a CDS encoding chromophore lyase CpcT/CpeT codes for MVYQVDKKSPSPAEQTLMYSLARTMAGGFSNQKQSFADSKNYAHIRVFFRPLPWEFFNGIGFYSEQVYDYDLWLPYRQGIHRFVPHGDEVYIENYSLKDALLYAGAGRNLDILRSIKPEVIERRCNCSMIFRPENNGFQGRVEGKCCVIEKRGKRTYLVSDARFTETSFIGWDRGLDVDTDEQVWGSAIGPLEFDKTDSYATEVLENY; via the coding sequence ATGGTTTATCAAGTCGATAAAAAAAGTCCCTCTCCAGCAGAGCAGACATTAATGTATTCTCTGGCGCGCACCATGGCCGGTGGATTTAGCAACCAAAAGCAATCTTTTGCTGATTCAAAAAATTACGCCCACATCCGTGTTTTCTTTCGCCCTTTGCCCTGGGAATTTTTTAATGGCATTGGGTTTTATTCAGAGCAAGTCTATGACTATGATCTCTGGTTACCTTACCGCCAAGGCATTCATCGGTTCGTACCCCATGGCGATGAGGTTTATATCGAAAACTATAGTCTCAAAGATGCTTTGCTCTATGCTGGTGCTGGTCGCAATCTAGATATCCTCCGCAGTATTAAACCAGAGGTAATCGAACGCCGCTGTAATTGCTCAATGATCTTTCGGCCTGAAAATAATGGTTTTCAAGGTCGAGTAGAAGGGAAATGTTGTGTAATCGAAAAGCGTGGGAAAAGAACTTATTTGGTGAGCGATGCACGTTTTACGGAGACAAGCTTTATTGGGTGGGATCGAGGTTTAGATGTAGATACTGATGAACAAGTCTGGGGCTCAGCTATTGGGCCTTTAGAATTCGACAAAACAGATTCTTATGCAACTGAAGTTCTAGAGAATTATTAG
- a CDS encoding phycobiliprotein lyase, with the protein MDIEKFVESSLGQWRSQRSAHHLAFGHFEQVTSTINIEPLPKENPDVIALCKTYDIDPEVTATPFRMSWEGESDWDDDETFSGTTILIPIPDTTDSQKGKLLRDQGYAETISSAGEYYFDQDGAFVLKTTYDRAAAEERIWFANPNFRMRVSLIKTSAGSGVVTASFSSEIREEATA; encoded by the coding sequence ATGGATATAGAAAAATTTGTAGAGAGTTCGCTCGGTCAGTGGCGATCGCAGCGTAGTGCTCACCATCTTGCCTTCGGTCACTTTGAACAGGTGACATCGACAATTAATATCGAACCTCTCCCGAAAGAAAATCCTGACGTTATTGCTCTTTGCAAAACCTACGATATAGACCCAGAAGTTACAGCGACACCATTTCGGATGAGCTGGGAAGGAGAATCTGACTGGGATGACGATGAAACCTTTTCTGGCACAACAATTCTAATTCCGATCCCTGATACAACAGATTCTCAAAAAGGAAAGTTATTACGTGATCAAGGATATGCTGAAACAATTAGCTCTGCCGGTGAATATTACTTCGATCAAGATGGTGCATTTGTTTTAAAGACAACATATGATCGTGCCGCAGCAGAAGAGAGAATTTGGTTCGCAAATCCTAATTTCAGAATGCGAGTCTCATTGATTAAAACAAGTGCGGGTAGTGGTGTCGTGACAGCTTCTTTTTCATCAGAAATTCGCGAAGAAGCGACAGCCTAA
- a CDS encoding phycobilisome rod-core linker polypeptide codes for MSTLTAGFTGAPVELRDNATEDELQVVIRAIYKQVLGNVHVLSAQAFESAESMLRNGDITVRDFVRTVAQSDFYQSLFFEGSPAYRSIELNFKHLLGRAPEGQGEISEHVTTYTTEGYSADIDSYIDSEEYANAFGENVVPYPRTISTQTGFKNNTFNQTVSLLGGYATSDRGGDAALVGSIAGNLPQEVKVASSRGGATGATNKRFRIDIAGAGTTPVKKLSKTYIEVNYKQLSRNIQNIQKAGGTILGITEVA; via the coding sequence ATGTCGACTTTAACAGCTGGCTTTACGGGTGCCCCCGTCGAGCTCCGCGACAACGCGACTGAAGACGAACTGCAAGTCGTTATCCGCGCAATCTACAAGCAGGTCCTCGGCAACGTTCATGTTCTCTCTGCACAAGCATTTGAAAGTGCAGAGTCCATGCTTCGCAACGGTGACATCACTGTCCGTGACTTTGTCCGCACAGTTGCTCAGTCTGATTTTTATCAGAGTCTCTTCTTCGAAGGCAGCCCTGCTTACCGCAGCATTGAACTAAACTTCAAACATCTGCTCGGTCGTGCACCTGAAGGTCAAGGCGAAATCTCTGAGCACGTCACAACTTACACCACAGAAGGCTATAGCGCTGATATCGATTCTTATATCGATAGCGAAGAATACGCTAATGCTTTCGGTGAAAACGTTGTACCTTATCCCCGTACAATCAGCACTCAAACTGGCTTTAAGAACAATACGTTCAATCAAACTGTTTCCCTCCTTGGTGGCTATGCAACTAGCGATCGCGGTGGTGATGCAGCACTCGTTGGCAGCATTGCAGGTAACCTTCCCCAAGAAGTTAAAGTTGCAAGCTCCCGCGGTGGTGCAACAGGCGCAACAAACAAGCGCTTCCGCATCGACATTGCTGGCGCAGGTACAACTCCTGTCAAGAAGTTGAGCAAGACTTACATCGAAGTCAACTACAAGCAGCTCTCTCGTAACATTCAAAACATCCAGAAGGCAGGCGGCACTATTCTCGGGATCACCGAAGTCGCGTAA